CCTCGGGGTCATCGAGTACTGTCTTTGCCCTCTGATACATTAGTCCCCGGTTGTGATCCCATACCATCAACCGTATATTGGCCAGTCCGGCTTTGTGCAGTTCGGGTCCCAGGAAATTCTTCACAAAGTCCCTTTCCTGTTCAGCTGTGTAAATGCATGATTCCCATGTTTGCACTGCCATAGGCTCATTCTGCACGGTCAATCCCCAGATGTTGATTCCCTGTTTGGCATATTCCTCAACAAACCGAACGTAATACCTGGCCCAGGAATGCATGTACTCTGGAAGAAGGGTCCCTCCATGGAGCATGTCGTTATTCGATTTCATCCAGGCAGGAGGGCTCCAGGGCGAGGCAAACAATTTCAGCGAAGGTGCTGTTTTCAATGCTTCCTGAATCAGGGGGATCTTGTATTTCAGGTCGTGTTCCAGGGAAAACGTGCTGAGAGCGGTGTCTCCTTCTTTTACATACGTGTAACTGTCGCTGGAAAAGTCACAACTGTTGATGTTGGTTCTTCCCAGCGAGTATCCTATTCCCTGGTCCGGATCATAGTAAGCTTTGATAAGCTCCTTTTGTTTCTCGACCGTCAGTTTGTAAAATGTTTCCGCTGCTGCATCAGTCAATGCACCACCAATTCCTTCAATGGTTTGTCCTTTTACTTCCGGATCCACAAAAAGTACAGCCATGTTTTCTCCGGGCTGTGGCATAGGCTCGGCCTGTATCGTTCCCTTGTCAGCCAGGCGATCGCCTGTGTTTTTAGCCGTCAGAAATACCCTGGCAGTCTGAAAGGTTTTTACTCCGGACTGCTTTGCCGGTTTGGTTTTTTCACTGCTGCAGGCCGCAATCAGCATAATGCATAAAATTCCAATCAACAGATTTCTCATATTCATTTTTTGTTAAAGGTTAGTCTCACTATCAGGCAAATGGATTTTCCCTTCCATATATGTGACAGCCTTTCCCGCTATCCGGACTCTGTTTCCTGCCAGAGTACAGTAGAGAGTTCCTCCTCGGCTCGAAACCTGACGGGCTGTCAGCGACCTTTTCCTGGTTTTTTCACTCCAGTAAGGTACCAGCAGAGTGTGGGCCGAACCGGTAACCGGGTCTTCATTGATACCTACCTGCGGACCGAAAAATCGGGAAACAAAGTCATAGTTTTTCCCGGGAGCGGTCACAATAACTCCTCTTGCTTTTGTTTTTCTAAGTAATTCGAAATCAGGGTTTAATGATTTAATATCTTCTTCCCGCTCATATACCAGCATATAATCTGAAATACCTTTCAGACAAAGTGTTGGCATTGCTCCAAGAGCTTCTGAAATCCCTTCAGGTAAAGGTGCCTGAGTTGGCTGATCGGCAGGAAAATCCAGTTCTATCATATTCTCTATTTTTTTGGCCTTCAGAATGCCGCTCATAGTTGAAAAAATGATTTCCCTGGCCGGGTGATGAAGATGGTGAAACAGGATGTGAGCCGAAGCCAGCGTGGCGTGACCGCAAAGCTCAACTTCTGTTGTTGGGGTGAACCAGCGGAGATGCCATATTTCTCCTTCCTTTACCAGAAAGGCCGTTTCGCTGAGATTATTTTCCGCGGCAATTTTCTGCA
The window above is part of the Bacteroidales bacterium genome. Proteins encoded here:
- a CDS encoding glycosyl hydrolase, which translates into the protein MRNLLIGILCIMLIAACSSEKTKPAKQSGVKTFQTARVFLTAKNTGDRLADKGTIQAEPMPQPGENMAVLFVDPEVKGQTIEGIGGALTDAAAETFYKLTVEKQKELIKAYYDPDQGIGYSLGRTNINSCDFSSDSYTYVKEGDTALSTFSLEHDLKYKIPLIQEALKTAPSLKLFASPWSPPAWMKSNNDMLHGGTLLPEYMHSWARYYVRFVEEYAKQGINIWGLTVQNEPMAVQTWESCIYTAEQERDFVKNFLGPELHKAGLANIRLMVWDHNRGLMYQRAKTVLDDPEAAKYVWGVGFHWYVGNHFENVRLVKEAYPDKQVLFTEGCGYPFDWKTVNEWKWGEEYALNMIHDLNNGASGWTDWNILLDEKGGPNHVGNYCLAPVIADTRDGSLHYMDSYWYIGHISKFVRPGAIKVLTSSTQDDLPG
- a CDS encoding PhzF family phenazine biosynthesis protein; protein product: QKIAAENNLSETAFLVKEGEIWHLRWFTPTTEVELCGHATLASAHILFHHLHHPAREIIFSTMSGILKAKKIENMIELDFPADQPTQAPLPEGISEALGAMPTLCLKGISDYMLVYEREEDIKSLNPDFELLRKTKARGVIVTAPGKNYDFVSRFFGPQVGINEDPVTGSAHTLLVPYWSEKTRKRSLTARQVSSRGGTLYCTLAGNRVRIAGKAVTYMEGKIHLPDSETNL